Proteins from a genomic interval of Prevotella sp. E13-27:
- a CDS encoding S41 family peptidase, with product MNNNNRFSPLWLALSVVIGIFIGTFYANHFGGNRLSIINSGTNKLNNLLHIVDDQYVDTVDVSDLVEKAMPLLLSELDPHSVYISAKDRQMAEDDLKGSFSGVGIEFVIRKDTLRVQNVIKNGPAERAGVLAGDKIVEVDDSSFVGSILTNEYAMHALKGVKDTKVKLGILRRGEKELRQLTVTRGEIPMKSVNATYMLDDETGYIRIKNFGENTYPELLIALAQLSQEDFKNLVIDLRGNTGGYLGSAVQIANEFLPKNKLIVYTEGRRSPRQEYRSDGRGSYQNMPLVVLIDEGSASASEILSGAIQDNDRGTIIGRRSFGKGLVQQPIEFNDGSIIRLTIARYYTPSGRCIQKPYTSGQDKNYEEDLMIRYQHGEFFSQDSIKHTGPEYRTSNGRVVYGGGGITPDIFVGEDTTAYTSYYKEASMSGLILQFCYDYTDDNRQKLSAYGDVPSLEKYLKHQGIVDRFANYADKQGLKRRNLLIQRSYKLLERYLFSRIIYNILDEQQWIEYLNSDDPAITESLRLMKEGNSFPKAEKQEK from the coding sequence ATGAACAATAATAACCGCTTTTCGCCTCTTTGGCTCGCCTTGAGTGTTGTGATAGGCATATTTATCGGCACTTTCTATGCGAACCATTTCGGAGGCAACCGATTAAGTATAATAAACTCTGGAACAAACAAGCTGAACAATCTTCTGCATATTGTCGATGACCAGTATGTGGACACAGTCGATGTTTCTGACCTCGTAGAAAAGGCCATGCCTTTGCTGCTGTCTGAGCTTGATCCACATTCTGTATATATTTCAGCTAAAGATCGTCAGATGGCAGAAGACGATCTGAAAGGCTCGTTTTCAGGAGTAGGAATAGAGTTCGTAATCCGTAAGGATACGCTCCGTGTACAAAATGTGATAAAGAATGGCCCTGCAGAACGGGCAGGAGTGTTGGCTGGCGACAAGATCGTGGAAGTTGACGACTCCTCGTTTGTGGGTAGTATTCTTACTAATGAGTATGCCATGCATGCCCTGAAAGGTGTCAAGGACACGAAGGTGAAGCTGGGCATCCTGCGCAGGGGCGAGAAAGAACTGCGCCAGCTTACCGTAACTCGTGGAGAGATACCAATGAAGAGCGTCAACGCAACGTATATGCTTGATGATGAGACAGGTTACATTCGCATAAAGAACTTCGGAGAGAATACCTATCCTGAGCTGCTTATAGCTCTGGCACAGCTGTCTCAGGAGGACTTCAAGAACCTGGTCATTGACCTGCGTGGCAATACTGGAGGCTATCTCGGCTCGGCAGTACAGATAGCCAATGAATTCCTGCCAAAGAACAAGTTGATTGTATATACTGAAGGACGTCGTTCGCCACGTCAGGAGTATCGCTCTGATGGCCGTGGAAGCTATCAGAACATGCCTCTCGTGGTGCTTATCGACGAAGGCTCGGCTTCTGCGAGTGAGATTCTCTCTGGAGCTATACAGGATAATGACAGAGGCACCATAATAGGCCGTCGCTCGTTTGGTAAAGGACTTGTGCAGCAGCCAATCGAGTTCAACGACGGCTCCATCATACGCCTGACGATAGCCCGCTATTACACGCCGTCAGGACGCTGCATACAGAAACCCTATACTAGCGGGCAGGACAAGAACTATGAAGAGGATCTTATGATTCGCTATCAGCATGGCGAATTCTTCTCACAGGACAGCATAAAGCACACTGGACCAGAATATCGCACGAGCAATGGACGTGTGGTATATGGAGGAGGTGGCATCACGCCAGACATCTTCGTGGGCGAGGACACCACAGCTTATACCTCTTATTATAAAGAAGCAAGCATGTCAGGACTGATACTCCAGTTCTGCTATGACTATACTGATGACAACAGGCAGAAACTGTCTGCTTATGGTGATGTGCCTTCACTGGAGAAATATCTGAAGCATCAAGGCATTGTAGATCGCTTTGCCAACTATGCCGACAAGCAGGGCCTGAAACGCCGTAATCTGCTTATACAGCGTTCTTACAAGCTGTTAGAACGCTATCTCTTCAGTCGCATCATTTATAACATTCTTGACGAGCAGCAGTGGATAGAATATCTTAACAGCGATGACCCTGCTATAACAGAGTCATTGCGCCTGATGAAAGAAGGAAATTCTTTCCCAAAAGCTGAAAAACAAGAGAAATAG
- a CDS encoding sugar-binding domain-containing protein, protein MKRFLIIIFFLFLTTFVSVLLSSGYGSVDAQQIISLSGAWDFFKGDCESGKEPAEYNDYVMLPGSMLTNGKGDPVSVNTKWTGSLYDSSYYFNPYMEKYRKEGEMKFPFFLTPQYHYVGAAWYHKRVYIPKMLKDQRIKLFLERPHIETKVFVNGREVGSCMSLSTPHLYDITKYIKFGSKNDISIRVYNGIENVCVGQDSHSVTDQTQGNWNGITGRIELQAHWRDLNIKSVRIRPNLHDKKVRVDVDLENHTDGVRFFPMQTYDVIATIKAVGSGKTKELKTVMAREASRNKESFEFDLSRMLKLWDEFSPNLYQLTIEAGDDVYETMFGMREISIDGRQLLINGRPLFLRGTVENCCFPLTGFPPTDEAEWLRIFLKCKEYGLNHVRFHSYCPPEAAFAAADRVGIYLQPEGPSWPNHGVKLSRGMAIDKYLLDESKRIIDTYGHHPSFIMMAAGNEPAGDWVRYCDKWVAEMKKYDPTKIYAGASVGGGWAWDGGSEYHVKGGARGLDEWNRRAPSSDDDYYSGIQFPRNYKSQEPNNTPVITHEKGQWCAFPDFKEISQYTGVYKAHNFEIFRDLLRDNGMAQQADKFLMSSGKLQTLCYKYEIERNLRTQDYAGFQLLGLNDYSGQGTALTGVLNVFWREKGYVSAKDWREFCGVIVPLARFPKFVYTNDEKLTVPVEMYNAFSANIDGVNVTYSISDDSLYLLKNGLLYSGTLPVGKNLPMGTVDYDLSAITRPMKLTLAVHVSGRMQNHWEFWVYPKSGDVAMDKGNIYISDTLDAKAEKTLRKGGTVLLTAAGRVTLGSDVKQTYLPVFWNTSWFKMRPPHTTGAYIDNQHPLFKHGFPTDDWSNLNWWELLNKAQVMNLMELPHDYQSPIQPIDTWHVSRKLGMLIEARVGKGRLLMTTMDISSNLDQRPVARQMRHAILSYMQSSDFQPSLVLAPETIHHFFSLQAPAVNMFTKDSPDELKPKIK, encoded by the coding sequence ATGAAACGATTTCTTATCATCATATTTTTCCTTTTCCTTACAACATTCGTAAGCGTTCTTCTGTCTTCTGGATACGGCAGTGTTGATGCACAGCAGATAATATCATTATCTGGAGCGTGGGATTTCTTTAAGGGCGACTGTGAGTCAGGCAAAGAGCCCGCAGAGTATAATGACTACGTCATGCTTCCTGGTTCAATGCTTACCAATGGTAAGGGCGATCCTGTTAGCGTGAACACCAAGTGGACAGGCTCTCTCTATGATTCCTCGTACTATTTCAACCCCTACATGGAGAAATATCGCAAGGAGGGCGAGATGAAGTTCCCCTTCTTCCTCACTCCCCAGTATCACTACGTGGGTGCGGCTTGGTATCATAAGCGTGTTTACATTCCGAAAATGCTGAAAGACCAGCGTATAAAGCTGTTTCTGGAGCGTCCTCACATTGAGACAAAAGTGTTTGTCAATGGTCGCGAGGTTGGCTCTTGCATGAGTCTTTCTACCCCTCATCTCTACGATATCACGAAGTATATTAAGTTTGGCTCCAAGAACGATATCAGTATCCGTGTGTATAACGGCATTGAGAACGTTTGTGTGGGTCAGGACTCGCATTCTGTTACTGATCAGACTCAGGGTAACTGGAACGGCATAACAGGTCGCATAGAACTGCAGGCTCACTGGCGCGATTTGAACATCAAAAGCGTCAGAATACGTCCTAATTTGCACGATAAGAAAGTCCGTGTCGATGTAGATCTTGAGAACCATACTGATGGCGTGCGTTTCTTCCCTATGCAGACCTATGACGTTATTGCTACGATTAAGGCCGTAGGCAGTGGTAAGACTAAGGAGCTGAAGACCGTTATGGCAAGAGAGGCTTCGAGAAACAAGGAGAGTTTTGAGTTTGACCTTAGTCGCATGCTGAAGCTGTGGGACGAGTTCTCACCAAACCTTTATCAGCTCACCATTGAGGCAGGCGACGATGTCTATGAGACGATGTTCGGCATGCGTGAGATCTCCATAGATGGGCGTCAACTGCTCATCAATGGGCGTCCACTCTTCCTTCGTGGCACTGTCGAGAACTGCTGTTTCCCCCTTACAGGCTTTCCTCCCACTGACGAGGCCGAGTGGCTGCGCATCTTCCTGAAGTGCAAGGAGTATGGTCTCAACCATGTGCGTTTCCATAGCTATTGCCCTCCTGAGGCCGCTTTCGCTGCTGCCGACAGGGTAGGCATCTATCTGCAGCCCGAGGGTCCATCGTGGCCTAATCATGGCGTGAAGCTCAGTCGTGGCATGGCCATCGACAAATATCTTCTTGACGAGTCGAAGCGCATCATCGATACCTATGGCCATCACCCATCGTTCATCATGATGGCAGCTGGCAACGAGCCTGCTGGCGACTGGGTGAGATACTGCGACAAGTGGGTGGCTGAGATGAAGAAATATGACCCCACGAAGATCTATGCAGGCGCTTCCGTTGGTGGCGGATGGGCATGGGACGGAGGTTCAGAGTATCATGTAAAGGGTGGTGCTCGCGGACTTGACGAGTGGAACAGGCGTGCTCCGTCGTCTGATGACGATTATTATAGTGGCATTCAGTTTCCTCGTAACTACAAGTCTCAGGAGCCAAACAACACCCCTGTTATCACCCATGAGAAAGGCCAGTGGTGCGCCTTCCCCGACTTTAAGGAGATAAGCCAGTATACAGGCGTTTACAAGGCCCATAATTTCGAGATCTTCCGCGACCTGTTACGCGACAACGGAATGGCTCAGCAGGCTGATAAGTTCCTCATGTCAAGCGGAAAGCTTCAGACCCTTTGCTACAAGTATGAGATTGAGCGCAATCTGCGCACACAGGACTATGCCGGCTTCCAGCTCTTGGGACTCAACGACTATAGTGGTCAGGGCACGGCTTTGACAGGCGTTCTCAACGTCTTCTGGCGTGAGAAGGGCTATGTGTCGGCTAAGGACTGGCGTGAGTTCTGTGGCGTCATCGTTCCTCTGGCCCGTTTCCCCAAGTTCGTCTATACCAACGACGAGAAGCTCACTGTTCCTGTAGAGATGTATAATGCTTTCAGCGCTAACATCGATGGTGTCAACGTTACCTACAGCATAAGCGACGACAGCCTGTATCTCCTGAAGAACGGCCTGCTTTATTCTGGCACTCTGCCTGTGGGTAAGAATCTCCCCATGGGAACTGTTGACTATGACCTCAGCGCCATAACACGTCCCATGAAGCTCACCCTTGCAGTTCATGTCTCTGGACGCATGCAGAACCACTGGGAGTTCTGGGTCTATCCTAAGAGTGGCGATGTGGCTATGGACAAGGGCAACATCTATATTTCCGACACCCTCGATGCCAAGGCTGAGAAAACCCTTCGCAAGGGTGGCACTGTGCTCCTCACGGCTGCTGGCAGAGTGACTCTGGGCAGCGATGTCAAGCAGACCTATCTGCCAGTCTTCTGGAACACGTCGTGGTTTAAGATGCGTCCGCCTCACACCACTGGCGCCTATATCGACAATCAGCATCCTCTGTTCAAGCATGGATTCCCCACTGACGACTGGTCGAACCTCAACTGGTGGGAGCTTCTCAACAAGGCTCAGGTAATGAACCTCATGGAGCTGCCTCACGACTATCAGTCGCCCATACAGCCCATCGACACCTGGCATGTGTCTCGCAAGCTGGGCATGCTCATCGAGGCAAGGGTAGGGAAGGGCCGTCTCCTCATGACCACTATGGACATAAGCAGCAATCTCGATCAGCGCCCTGTGGCACGCCAGATGCGTCATGCCATCCTTAGCTACATGCAGAGCAGCGACTTCCAACCATCATTGGTGCTCGCGCCTGAAACCATTCATCATTTCTTCTCGCTTCAGGCACCTGCTGTCAACATGTTCACCAAAGACTCTCCTGACGAGTTGAAGCCTAAGATTAAGTAG
- a CDS encoding zinc ribbon domain-containing protein produces the protein MAKKDPTDLSVEEKLKTLFQLQTALSAIDEKKALRGELPLEVEDLDAEIEGLTTRIERIQNEVNEFERAITQKKGEIEDAQNSVSRYKQQLNDVKNNREYDMLSKEIEFQELEIELCNKKINEAQRHIAERSEDLKSAQELLNEKQADLDVKRNELDEIMEETRTEEEALKEKAKELEVKIEPRLLTAFKRIRKNARNGLGVVYVQRDACGGCFNQIPPQRQLDIKMHKKIIVCEYCGRILIDPELAGVKVDKPAVAGEEKKTRKRSGVRKTSTSKKSTDASDME, from the coding sequence ATGGCAAAGAAAGATCCCACAGACCTCTCAGTAGAGGAGAAGCTGAAGACCCTGTTCCAGCTTCAGACAGCCCTTTCGGCTATCGACGAGAAGAAGGCTCTCCGCGGTGAGCTGCCTCTCGAAGTAGAAGACCTTGACGCAGAAATCGAAGGTCTGACAACACGTATTGAGCGCATACAGAACGAGGTTAACGAGTTTGAGCGCGCCATCACGCAGAAGAAAGGCGAGATTGAGGATGCTCAGAACAGCGTGAGCCGTTACAAGCAGCAGCTGAACGATGTGAAGAACAATCGTGAGTATGACATGCTGAGCAAGGAGATTGAGTTCCAAGAGCTGGAGATTGAGCTCTGTAACAAGAAGATAAACGAGGCTCAGAGACATATAGCAGAGCGCAGCGAAGACCTCAAGAGCGCACAGGAGCTGCTGAACGAGAAGCAGGCAGACCTCGATGTTAAGCGCAACGAGCTGGACGAGATTATGGAAGAGACTCGCACAGAGGAGGAGGCGCTGAAGGAGAAAGCCAAGGAGCTGGAGGTAAAGATTGAGCCACGTCTGCTCACCGCTTTCAAGCGCATCCGCAAGAACGCTCGCAATGGTCTGGGCGTAGTTTACGTGCAGCGTGATGCATGTGGCGGCTGCTTCAACCAGATTCCACCTCAGCGTCAGCTCGACATCAAGATGCATAAGAAGATTATCGTATGCGAATATTGCGGACGTATCCTCATCGATCCAGAACTGGCTGGTGTAAAGGTTGACAAGCCAGCTGTAGCAGGCGAAGAGAAGAAGACTCGCAAGCGCTCAGGCGTTCGTAAGACTTCTACATCAAAGAAGTCGACAGACGCAAGCGATATGGAATAA
- a CDS encoding helix-turn-helix domain-containing protein produces the protein MKDRIKQIMESQHMTQQVFADFVGIAPATLSGIFTERTKPTINTVEAIKKKLPSISTDWLMFGKGTMYDDGKSDSPTSDEINTLYNGDSSRSGESSLIFDFDPSSSQMPQSGVRPSNNQNSVKNTRSESNVENMKNLDKTPRRVTEIRVFYDDQTWESFVPEKK, from the coding sequence ATGAAAGACAGAATTAAGCAGATCATGGAGTCTCAACATATGACTCAACAGGTGTTCGCTGACTTCGTTGGAATTGCTCCAGCTACTCTGAGTGGAATTTTCACTGAGCGCACTAAGCCTACCATCAACACCGTTGAGGCCATAAAGAAGAAACTACCCTCCATCAGTACCGACTGGTTAATGTTCGGAAAAGGAACAATGTATGATGACGGAAAGTCAGATTCCCCCACTTCTGATGAGATTAACACATTATATAATGGCGATTCATCCAGATCAGGAGAAAGTAGTCTTATTTTTGACTTCGATCCTAGTTCGTCACAAATGCCTCAATCTGGCGTTCGACCATCCAATAATCAGAATAGTGTCAAAAACACACGGTCAGAATCGAATGTCGAAAATATGAAAAATCTTGACAAAACACCTCGCCGAGTGACTGAAATTCGAGTGTTTTATGACGATCAGACTTGGGAGAGCTTTGTTCCTGAGAAAAAATGA
- a CDS encoding exodeoxyribonuclease III: MKFVSWNVNGLRACVGKGFSEIFQQLDADFFCLQETKMQIGQLDIAFEGYESYWNAAEKKGYSGTAIFTRKKPLAVTYGIGVDEHDHEGRVITLEMNDFYLVNVYVPNAQDGLKRLDYRMRWEDDFLRYLQQLDAKKPVIVCGDLNVAHEEIDLKNPKTNHNNPGFTDDERQKFSKWLESGFKDTFRTLHPDSKTYSWWSYRFQARQKNVGWRIDYFVVSDRLMAQVADSKIHTDVLGSDHCPVELELNC; this comes from the coding sequence ATGAAATTTGTTTCGTGGAATGTAAATGGCCTTAGGGCATGTGTTGGGAAGGGATTTTCTGAAATTTTTCAGCAGCTAGATGCAGATTTTTTCTGTTTGCAGGAGACAAAAATGCAAATAGGGCAGCTTGACATAGCTTTTGAGGGTTATGAGAGCTATTGGAATGCGGCAGAGAAGAAAGGCTATTCTGGTACAGCCATTTTTACTCGCAAAAAACCACTGGCTGTCACCTATGGCATAGGAGTCGATGAGCACGACCATGAAGGACGCGTTATTACGCTGGAAATGAACGACTTTTACCTTGTAAACGTCTATGTTCCCAATGCTCAGGATGGTTTGAAGCGCCTTGACTATCGCATGCGTTGGGAGGATGATTTCCTGCGTTATCTGCAGCAACTTGACGCCAAAAAGCCTGTGATAGTGTGTGGCGACCTCAATGTGGCTCACGAGGAGATAGATCTTAAGAATCCTAAGACCAATCACAATAATCCAGGCTTTACTGACGATGAGCGCCAGAAGTTCAGCAAATGGCTTGAGAGCGGCTTTAAAGACACTTTCCGCACGCTCCATCCTGACAGTAAGACCTATTCGTGGTGGTCATATCGCTTCCAGGCACGTCAGAAGAACGTGGGGTGGCGCATAGATTATTTCGTCGTGTCAGATCGTTTGATGGCTCAAGTCGCTGATTCTAAGATACATACAGATGTGCTTGGAAGCGACCATTGTCCTGTGGAATTGGAGCTTAACTGCTAA
- the holA gene encoding DNA polymerase III subunit delta: MAESKAVTYESIMRDLVAGNYQPVYYLHGEESYYIDKIADYIAEHALQPEERDFNQTVLFGSDVTASQIADTCRRYPMMAERQVVIVKEAQNLRNTEALEKYVKQPLQTTVLVICHKNGKIDGRKRDFVKAIQQAGVLFESAKLRDRDLPAFIEAYLKRNNASIDPKSTQLIADAIGADLSRLVSELDKVLISLPEQDRRVTPQVVEDQIGVSKDFNGFELRDAIVNRNIFKANQIMNYFDKNPKAGSIFSFLPMMFNYFQNLMLAYYSPQKTQEGVAEWLELKSPWAAKDYMSGMRNYSGMKVMQIISKFREIDAKSKGLDNPNTPPGELMKEMIFFILH; this comes from the coding sequence ATGGCAGAATCGAAAGCTGTGACATACGAGAGCATCATGCGAGACTTGGTAGCTGGCAATTATCAGCCAGTCTATTATCTTCATGGTGAGGAATCTTACTATATTGATAAGATTGCAGACTATATAGCTGAGCACGCCCTTCAGCCTGAGGAGCGCGACTTCAACCAGACGGTGCTTTTTGGAAGCGACGTTACTGCATCGCAGATTGCCGATACATGCCGACGCTATCCCATGATGGCAGAACGCCAGGTGGTAATCGTAAAAGAGGCACAGAACCTGAGGAATACAGAGGCGCTGGAAAAGTACGTAAAACAGCCCCTCCAGACAACCGTCCTCGTTATTTGTCACAAAAATGGCAAAATTGACGGCCGTAAGCGCGACTTTGTGAAGGCTATTCAGCAGGCAGGAGTGCTTTTTGAGAGCGCAAAACTGCGCGATAGAGACCTTCCTGCCTTCATAGAGGCCTATTTAAAGCGCAATAACGCGTCAATAGACCCTAAATCGACACAACTCATAGCCGACGCCATTGGAGCCGATCTGAGCCGTCTTGTGAGCGAATTAGACAAGGTTTTGATTTCTTTGCCTGAACAGGATAGGAGAGTGACACCTCAGGTGGTGGAAGATCAGATTGGAGTGAGCAAAGATTTTAATGGATTTGAGCTCAGGGACGCCATTGTTAACAGAAATATTTTCAAGGCGAACCAAATTATGAATTATTTTGACAAAAATCCAAAAGCTGGAAGCATCTTCTCGTTTCTCCCGATGATGTTCAATTATTTCCAGAATTTGATGCTCGCTTATTATTCTCCCCAAAAAACTCAAGAGGGTGTAGCAGAATGGTTGGAACTAAAATCACCATGGGCTGCCAAAGATTATATGTCCGGAATGCGAAATTATTCTGGAATGAAAGTGATGCAGATAATTTCAAAATTTAGGGAAATAGATGCCAAAAGTAAGGGATTGGATAACCCAAATACCCCTCCTGGAGAGCTGATGAAGGAGATGATTTTCTTCATTTTGCACTAA
- a CDS encoding dCMP deaminase family protein has translation MEDKQHKLDERYLRMARIWAENSYCQRRQVGALVVKNKMIISDGYNGTPTGFENICEDENNVSKPYVLHAEANAITKLARSNNNSDGATIYITASPCIECAKLIIQAGIKRVVYGEKYRLMDGIELLERAGIEVVYLEL, from the coding sequence ATGGAAGATAAACAACATAAACTGGATGAGCGCTATCTGCGAATGGCACGCATATGGGCTGAAAACTCATATTGCCAGCGTCGTCAAGTAGGCGCACTGGTAGTGAAAAACAAGATGATTATCAGTGACGGCTACAATGGCACTCCAACAGGCTTTGAGAATATATGTGAAGACGAAAACAACGTGTCAAAGCCTTATGTGCTGCATGCTGAGGCAAACGCCATTACAAAGCTTGCCAGAAGCAATAACAATAGCGACGGAGCAACCATCTATATCACGGCATCGCCCTGCATAGAGTGTGCAAAGCTGATAATCCAGGCAGGCATAAAACGTGTCGTCTATGGCGAGAAATATCGTCTTATGGACGGCATAGAGCTGTTGGAACGTGCAGGAATAGAGGTTGTGTATCTTGAACTTTAG
- a CDS encoding Nif3-like dinuclear metal center hexameric protein, with protein sequence MKIKDVLSALEQFAPLPLQESWDNAGLQIGLTEAEVSGALLCLDVTEKVVDEAEQKGCNLVVSHHPLLFRGLKQISNQTDVERAVWKAIQKGIAIVSMHTNMDNAKGGVNYKIAELLGLQNIRFGTDCGKGDNTASEAGSWVMGELTEAMAADDFVISVKRQMEAESAMCNELLRRPIKKVAICGGAGDCFLDEAIAAGADAFITGEMHYHVYFGHEQQLQICVIGHYESEHFTTELFQDIINRACPEVRTEIAETNTNPIIYL encoded by the coding sequence GTGAAAATTAAGGATGTTTTGAGCGCCCTTGAACAGTTCGCGCCCCTGCCGCTACAGGAGAGCTGGGATAATGCTGGCCTGCAGATTGGATTGACAGAGGCGGAGGTTTCAGGGGCATTATTGTGTCTTGACGTGACTGAAAAAGTGGTCGACGAGGCTGAACAGAAGGGATGTAACCTGGTGGTCAGTCACCATCCGTTGTTGTTCCGCGGACTGAAGCAGATAAGCAACCAGACCGATGTGGAGCGCGCCGTGTGGAAAGCCATACAGAAAGGCATAGCAATAGTCTCGATGCACACAAACATGGACAATGCCAAGGGTGGCGTAAACTACAAGATAGCAGAGCTCTTGGGACTGCAGAACATCAGGTTTGGCACCGACTGCGGCAAGGGCGACAACACGGCATCGGAAGCTGGCTCATGGGTAATGGGCGAGCTGACGGAGGCAATGGCTGCCGACGACTTCGTGATCAGCGTGAAGCGACAGATGGAGGCGGAGAGCGCCATGTGCAACGAGCTGCTCAGAAGGCCTATAAAGAAGGTGGCTATATGCGGAGGGGCTGGCGACTGCTTCCTTGACGAGGCAATAGCTGCTGGTGCCGACGCTTTCATAACGGGCGAGATGCACTACCACGTGTATTTCGGACATGAGCAGCAGCTGCAGATATGTGTGATAGGCCACTATGAAAGCGAACATTTCACTACAGAGCTGTTCCAAGACATAATAAACAGGGCGTGCCCTGAAGTGAGAACGGAGATAGCGGAGACAAACACGAATCCGATAATCTATCTCTAA
- a CDS encoding rhomboid family intramembrane serine protease, with product MDEECKVKKYSIYQGIAYVMLSGILLGIVWGVIRWYWLKADLLPMASSDVPNLIIPILFSVIHLYISRNWIRSIREGVESYCWIGLFFFSLFFFGNISSFVQKRASSYAIISTINDNTLDFFGKKDYIQIQHFVNSELECSRHNYGVDFYTTDRRYGKDINIVYSEVYHLARKPNVVICYKHESVHDYTYASKEKVNQWARGLVKKSRCSFFNEDKDNMVFKRLHHSDNTEYYRKVVRNYLNVEVLDEKDLVFYEMTGEKQFDIGRKNILIFQFMLLFEALMLLLLFTLFFVRDEFEESYIMSLAIKDGLSHGFKYILKPDYLLLVIPPLLCIVIYISLFFVGFRGDSNNMELLVRWGALKTDLVLYGHEWWRLLTYGFLHGGLMHVIGNLFCYVLCVVSLSANYRGRAIFGIFILSVIVSGISILSFSRGVTIGASGGVFGLLAFWLVMSLKTSFNAAKAPLIFLGLNLVTSLGNGVSMSGHMGGAVAGVVIALVAGEWLKNK from the coding sequence ATGGATGAAGAATGCAAAGTAAAGAAATACTCCATCTACCAGGGAATTGCCTATGTCATGTTGTCGGGCATATTGTTGGGTATAGTGTGGGGCGTTATAAGGTGGTACTGGCTGAAAGCCGACTTGTTGCCTATGGCAAGCAGTGATGTGCCAAATCTTATCATTCCAATTTTGTTTAGCGTTATCCACCTATACATCAGTAGGAACTGGATTCGCAGCATACGTGAAGGCGTTGAGTCTTACTGTTGGATAGGGTTGTTTTTTTTCTCACTTTTCTTTTTTGGCAACATCTCTTCCTTTGTTCAAAAGAGGGCATCATCGTATGCTATCATATCGACTATCAACGACAACACGTTGGATTTTTTTGGAAAAAAAGATTATATTCAAATTCAACACTTCGTAAATTCGGAACTGGAATGTTCTCGTCATAACTATGGTGTTGACTTCTATACAACTGATAGGAGGTATGGAAAAGATATTAATATAGTCTATTCTGAAGTGTATCATCTGGCCCGTAAACCCAATGTGGTTATATGTTATAAGCATGAGTCAGTTCATGACTATACCTATGCTTCCAAGGAAAAAGTCAATCAATGGGCTCGTGGGTTGGTGAAGAAGTCGCGTTGCAGTTTTTTCAACGAAGACAAGGATAATATGGTGTTCAAGCGTCTGCACCATAGTGATAACACAGAATATTATAGGAAAGTTGTCCGGAATTATTTAAATGTAGAGGTTTTGGACGAAAAAGACTTGGTGTTTTATGAAATGACAGGCGAGAAACAATTTGACATAGGCCGCAAAAATATCTTGATATTCCAGTTCATGCTTCTCTTTGAAGCTCTTATGCTGCTATTGTTGTTCACCCTTTTCTTTGTCAGAGATGAGTTTGAGGAATCGTACATCATGTCGCTTGCAATAAAAGACGGATTATCTCATGGCTTTAAATACATCTTGAAGCCAGATTATCTGCTACTCGTCATTCCTCCGTTATTGTGCATCGTCATCTATATCTCCCTGTTCTTTGTCGGTTTTAGGGGTGATAGCAATAACATGGAGCTGCTTGTCAGATGGGGCGCACTGAAGACAGACTTGGTGCTCTATGGCCATGAGTGGTGGCGACTGTTGACCTATGGATTCCTGCATGGTGGTCTGATGCATGTGATTGGAAACCTTTTCTGTTATGTGCTGTGTGTCGTTTCCCTATCCGCGAATTACAGAGGGCGCGCCATCTTCGGCATTTTCATTCTTTCGGTTATTGTCTCTGGAATCAGCATCCTTTCGTTTAGCAGGGGAGTCACCATAGGTGCATCGGGCGGTGTGTTCGGACTGCTCGCCTTCTGGTTGGTCATGAGTCTGAAAACCAGTTTCAATGCAGCGAAGGCTCCGTTGATTTTTCTTGGCCTTAACCTTGTTACGAGTCTGGGCAATGGTGTCAGTATGAGTGGCCATATGGGTGGTGCCGTCGCAGGTGTAGTTATAGCGCTGGTGGCTGGCGAATGGCTGAAAAACAAGTGA